Proteins found in one Fulvitalea axinellae genomic segment:
- a CDS encoding biopolymer transporter ExbD, which translates to MGLQSKNKVDAGFSMSSMTDIVFLLLIFFMLTSSFVTPSGLQVSLPSAKQPKVVMQNVTVSITKDLRVSVNDKKSSMANIENDLAEALHGSEGSVTLHVDKSVPVEYFVKVAGIANALKAKVSIAAKPGK; encoded by the coding sequence ATGGGATTGCAATCAAAAAATAAAGTCGATGCGGGATTCAGCATGTCGTCAATGACCGACATAGTGTTCTTGTTGCTGATATTCTTTATGCTCACTTCTTCTTTTGTGACGCCTTCGGGCTTGCAGGTGAGCCTTCCTTCGGCCAAACAGCCCAAGGTGGTGATGCAGAACGTAACTGTGTCAATCACCAAAGACCTGCGGGTTTCCGTCAACGACAAGAAGTCCAGTATGGCCAATATCGAGAACGATTTGGCCGAAGCCTTGCATGGTAGCGAAGGTTCCGTAACGCTTCACGTCGACAAGTCTGTGCCTGTTGAGTACTTTGTAAAGGTGGCGGGCATCGCCAACGCCCTTAAAGCTAAAGTCTCTATCGCGGCCAAACCGGGAAAATAA
- a CDS encoding folylpolyglutamate synthase/dihydrofolate synthase family protein, giving the protein MTYKEALMYLYAKLPMFQRQGATAYKKDLGNTLALLEALGNPHEKLVSVHVAGTNGKGSASHMIASVLRKAGYNVGLYTSPHLRSFTERVRINGQAISEQDVADFVTRLQGDIERIKPSFFEVTVAMAFDHFCNEGVDVAVVETGLGGRLDSTNVLSPVLSLITNIDYDHQALLGETLEEIAGEKAGIIKKGTPAVIGEKRPELRGVFEKKAGEVDAPLSFVEDNISVEALGDGKYTVQSPVYTGDLELDLKGEYQKDNLANALASLSELAKDTFKIPASAVQEGLSSVLSSTGLKGRWQVLGEEPKVICDTGHNVAGVTAIVSQLKKEKYGKLFVVWGMVSDKDACSVVDLLPKEATFILCQATVPRAMEANMLRREFQKAGLDGEVIPDVNEALSRAKTLAEPGDLIFVGGSTFVVAELECL; this is encoded by the coding sequence ATGACTTACAAAGAGGCTTTGATGTACTTGTATGCCAAGTTGCCGATGTTCCAAAGGCAGGGCGCTACGGCTTACAAGAAAGATTTGGGAAACACCTTGGCTTTGCTGGAAGCCTTGGGTAATCCGCACGAAAAGTTGGTGAGCGTACACGTGGCCGGCACCAACGGAAAAGGCAGCGCGTCGCATATGATCGCCTCGGTCTTGCGGAAGGCCGGCTATAATGTCGGGCTCTACACTTCCCCCCACTTGCGGAGTTTTACCGAAAGGGTCCGCATAAACGGGCAGGCCATAAGCGAGCAAGACGTAGCGGACTTCGTTACCCGCCTTCAGGGCGATATTGAGCGAATCAAACCGTCATTCTTCGAAGTGACCGTGGCCATGGCTTTCGACCACTTTTGCAACGAGGGAGTGGACGTGGCCGTAGTGGAGACCGGCCTTGGCGGACGCCTCGATTCCACCAACGTATTGTCGCCTGTTCTTTCCCTGATTACCAATATCGACTACGACCATCAGGCGCTTTTGGGCGAAACCTTGGAAGAGATTGCCGGCGAGAAGGCGGGCATTATCAAAAAAGGAACGCCGGCGGTAATCGGTGAGAAGCGTCCGGAATTGCGCGGAGTCTTTGAGAAAAAGGCAGGGGAAGTTGACGCTCCATTGTCTTTCGTGGAAGATAATATAAGTGTGGAGGCCTTGGGTGACGGTAAATATACCGTCCAATCGCCAGTGTATACGGGTGATTTGGAGCTGGACCTTAAGGGCGAATACCAAAAAGATAACCTCGCGAACGCCTTGGCATCGCTTTCCGAATTGGCTAAGGACACTTTCAAAATCCCGGCAAGCGCCGTGCAGGAAGGCCTTTCGTCGGTGCTTTCTTCCACTGGGCTGAAGGGTCGCTGGCAAGTATTGGGCGAAGAACCGAAGGTGATTTGCGACACGGGCCACAATGTGGCGGGCGTTACAGCCATCGTCTCCCAACTGAAAAAAGAAAAATACGGGAAGCTTTTCGTCGTTTGGGGTATGGTGAGCGACAAAGACGCGTGTAGCGTAGTCGATCTTCTGCCGAAGGAAGCCACATTTATCCTGTGCCAAGCCACCGTGCCCCGCGCCATGGAGGCCAATATGCTTCGGCGGGAATTCCAAAAGGCGGGCTTGGACGGCGAGGTGATACCCGACGTAAACGAGGCCCTGTCAAGAGCCAAAACCTTGGCCGAGCCCGGCGATTTGATTTTCGTTGGGGGCAGTACCTTTGTGGTGGCCGAGCTGGAATGTCTTTGA
- the trmB gene encoding tRNA (guanosine(46)-N7)-methyltransferase TrmB, translated as MRNKLLRFKENSERRNVLEDGKPVFETIKGKWNEEQFQNDNDLVLELACGRGEYTVGLARVDSERNFIGVDIKGCRIWKGSGMAIEEGLENVAFLRTQILMLEKFFDENEVSEIWITFPDPRPRDRDEKRRLTHKRFLDMYKKVLKPGGWMKFKTDNTDLFQYTLDTLAERDDIQDLEYTFNLYESEYMPEHFGIKTRFEQKFYDKGEDIKYMKFRFKK; from the coding sequence ATGAGAAATAAATTATTGAGGTTCAAGGAGAATTCCGAACGCAGAAACGTCCTTGAAGATGGAAAGCCCGTATTCGAAACCATTAAGGGCAAGTGGAACGAGGAGCAGTTTCAAAACGATAACGACCTTGTGTTGGAACTTGCCTGTGGTAGGGGAGAGTACACAGTAGGACTTGCGAGGGTAGATTCCGAAAGAAACTTCATAGGCGTAGACATAAAAGGATGCCGTATCTGGAAAGGAAGTGGCATGGCTATAGAAGAAGGCCTTGAGAACGTCGCCTTCCTGCGTACGCAGATTTTAATGTTGGAGAAGTTTTTCGACGAGAATGAGGTCTCGGAGATTTGGATAACATTCCCTGACCCGCGCCCGCGCGACCGCGACGAAAAGCGCCGACTGACGCATAAGCGCTTCCTCGACATGTACAAGAAAGTGCTGAAACCCGGTGGCTGGATGAAATTCAAGACGGATAACACCGACCTTTTCCAGTACACGCTCGACACTTTGGCTGAGCGCGACGATATCCAGGACTTGGAATACACTTTCAATCTGTACGAGTCGGAATATATGCCGGAACACTTCGGAATCAAGACCCGCTTCGAACAGAAATTCTATGACAAAGGCGAGGACATCAAATACATGAAGTTCCGCTTCAAGAAATAA
- a CDS encoding HU family DNA-binding protein: protein MLPFKIIRKKDPKDKDSPTKFYAHPVARDTISLRELGDIIVRRSSLTRGDVANVLTNLSELLPELLKQGYKIDLGDMGTFRPSFGSEGAETADNFRADMIRKPKVIYRPHKLMVRELENAEFEKIK from the coding sequence ATGTTGCCGTTTAAGATTATCAGGAAGAAGGATCCGAAAGACAAAGACAGCCCGACGAAATTCTACGCCCATCCAGTGGCCAGAGACACAATCAGCCTTCGTGAATTGGGTGACATTATCGTCCGAAGGTCTTCTTTGACACGGGGTGATGTGGCAAACGTGCTGACCAATCTTTCGGAACTACTGCCCGAATTGCTCAAACAGGGCTATAAAATCGACTTGGGGGACATGGGGACTTTCCGCCCGAGCTTCGGGAGTGAGGGCGCGGAGACAGCTGACAACTTCAGGGCCGATATGATCAGAAAGCCGAAAGTAATCTACCGTCCGCATAAGCTAATGGTTCGTGAATTGGAGAACGCCGAGTTCGAAAAAATAAAGTAA
- a CDS encoding AarF/ABC1/UbiB kinase family protein has product MKKLNRIPTSKIERASKLITTGAKVGMNYVKYYGDKLVNPEEEAKQRLNESNAEDIYDSLKQLKGSALKVAQMLSMEKNIMPQAYVEKFSLAQFSVPALSAPLVVKTFRQYFGKAPDQLYDKFEPEATNAATIGQVHRAEKDGKKLAVKIQYPGVAGSVRSDLALVKPIAMKMFNIQAKDSDHYFKEVEDKLIEETDYELEVRQSKELSEACQHIPNLQFPGYYENLSSQRVITMDWMEGEHLSEFTAHNTDPEKANRLGQALWDFYMYQIHRLRKVHADPHPGNFLVSPDVKLSVLDFGCVKHIPDEFYTPYFELADENNLQDPFLFKRKLQELEILKPGDSPEETAFFTELFHQLLSLFTQPFNRDVFDFSDEKFFGDIAALGERFAKDTKLRNMNGSRGSKHFIYMNRTFFGLYNLLHDLRANNIEIRRFETL; this is encoded by the coding sequence ATGAAGAAACTTAACCGCATACCGACTTCGAAGATAGAAAGGGCCTCAAAGCTCATAACGACGGGAGCGAAAGTCGGGATGAACTACGTGAAATATTACGGCGACAAACTCGTAAACCCCGAGGAAGAAGCCAAACAGCGCCTTAACGAATCAAACGCCGAGGACATCTACGACAGCCTGAAACAGCTCAAGGGAAGCGCCCTGAAGGTAGCCCAGATGCTGAGCATGGAGAAGAACATCATGCCTCAAGCCTACGTAGAGAAGTTTTCCTTGGCACAGTTTTCCGTTCCGGCCCTGTCCGCTCCCTTGGTGGTCAAGACCTTTCGCCAGTACTTTGGCAAGGCGCCGGACCAACTCTACGATAAGTTTGAGCCGGAGGCCACCAACGCCGCCACCATCGGTCAGGTACACCGGGCCGAAAAGGACGGCAAAAAGCTGGCCGTGAAGATACAGTACCCCGGCGTGGCGGGCAGTGTCCGCTCTGACCTTGCGCTGGTCAAGCCCATCGCCATGAAGATGTTTAACATCCAGGCCAAGGACTCCGACCATTACTTCAAGGAGGTGGAGGACAAGCTAATCGAGGAAACCGACTACGAGTTGGAAGTAAGGCAAAGCAAGGAACTGTCCGAAGCCTGCCAACACATCCCCAACTTGCAGTTCCCCGGGTACTATGAGAACCTTTCGTCACAGCGGGTCATCACTATGGACTGGATGGAAGGGGAACACCTCTCGGAGTTTACGGCGCATAATACCGATCCGGAAAAAGCCAACCGCCTAGGCCAAGCGCTTTGGGACTTCTATATGTACCAAATCCATCGCCTGCGGAAGGTCCACGCCGACCCTCATCCCGGCAATTTCCTTGTAAGCCCGGACGTAAAACTCTCGGTGCTGGACTTCGGATGTGTCAAGCATATTCCCGACGAGTTCTATACCCCCTACTTCGAGCTGGCCGACGAAAACAATTTGCAAGACCCCTTCCTGTTCAAGAGGAAACTTCAGGAACTGGAAATCCTCAAGCCCGGAGACAGTCCGGAGGAGACCGCTTTCTTTACGGAACTGTTCCATCAGTTGCTAAGCCTGTTCACGCAACCGTTTAACCGTGACGTTTTCGATTTCTCCGACGAGAAATTCTTCGGTGACATAGCGGCTCTCGGCGAACGCTTCGCGAAGGACACCAAGCTCCGCAATATGAACGGAAGCAGGGGATCGAAGCATTTTATCTATATGAACCGTACCTTCTTCGGATTATATAACCTCCTGCATGATTTGCGGGCCAACAATATAGAGATCCGGCGTTTCGAAACGCTTTGA
- a CDS encoding TetR family transcriptional regulator C-terminal domain-containing protein — protein MAKKKNVTADQILSWFMDYTLEKGENPKSVYAFAKEHNFEESLFYQHFASFQVIEEAVFKAFFDNADSLLKQDESFSTYSPQEKLLSFYFTFFEILTANRSYVVYALGKNRNKLKTLATLRPLRDSFRTFIKELGIESGDMKHEKIEKIKNRSIEEMAWAQLLLTLKFWIEDRSPSFEKTDLFIEKSVKASFELLNTRPLESVVDFGKFLFKERIKPNL, from the coding sequence ATGGCTAAGAAAAAAAACGTCACAGCCGACCAAATCCTAAGTTGGTTTATGGATTACACGCTGGAAAAGGGCGAAAACCCGAAGTCCGTGTACGCCTTCGCTAAGGAGCACAACTTCGAAGAGTCCCTATTCTACCAGCATTTCGCCTCGTTCCAAGTAATAGAAGAAGCCGTCTTCAAAGCGTTTTTCGACAACGCGGACTCACTCCTGAAGCAAGACGAATCCTTTTCCACCTACAGCCCGCAGGAAAAACTCCTGAGCTTTTACTTCACCTTCTTCGAGATCCTGACCGCCAACCGCAGTTATGTCGTGTACGCCCTCGGCAAAAACCGCAATAAGCTCAAGACCCTGGCCACGCTGCGCCCACTCCGCGACAGCTTCCGGACCTTTATCAAAGAGCTTGGCATCGAGAGCGGAGACATGAAACATGAGAAAATTGAAAAGATCAAGAACCGAAGCATCGAGGAAATGGCTTGGGCACAACTGCTCCTGACCCTGAAATTCTGGATCGAGGACCGTTCGCCTTCGTTCGAAAAAACCGACCTGTTTATCGAAAAGTCGGTTAAGGCCAGCTTCGAGCTACTGAACACCCGTCCTCTGGAAAGCGTGGTGGACTTCGGGAAGTTCCTTTTCAAGGAAAGAATCAAACCGAACCTGTAG
- a CDS encoding aspartate aminotransferase family protein, translated as MSNRQLFLEHQAQTSDFPMLVEISHAKGVYMYGPEGQKYIDLISGIGVSALGHQHPAVTQAVKDQAEKHMHVMCYGEFVTDPAAQLSKALADTLPDPLSVTYFLNSGSEATEASLKLAKRFTGRSELISALNSYHGSTQGALSVTGDEKMKRNFRPLLPDVRHIRYGNIEDLQYITKRTAGIILETVQGEAGVQQSSQEYWTAVRKRCDETGTLLILDEIQAGFGRTGKFWAFEHYGIQPDILLCAKAMGGGMPISGVISSHEIMSTLRNNPILGHISTFGGHPVSCAASLATLKAIQDEKLVESVDAKAELFKSLLTHPDIEEIRQIGLMMAVKFDSFKRNKAIIDKAVELGVISDWFLFCDDSFRMAPPLNITEEEIREACDIITQAIEATK; from the coding sequence ATAAGCAACAGACAACTTTTCCTGGAGCACCAAGCCCAGACTAGCGATTTCCCTATGCTTGTGGAAATCAGCCACGCAAAAGGCGTGTACATGTACGGACCCGAAGGTCAAAAATACATCGACCTCATCTCCGGAATCGGCGTGAGCGCCTTGGGACACCAGCACCCGGCCGTTACGCAGGCCGTAAAGGACCAAGCCGAAAAGCATATGCACGTGATGTGTTACGGAGAATTCGTGACGGATCCCGCCGCGCAACTTTCCAAAGCGCTCGCCGACACGCTTCCGGATCCGCTTTCGGTCACTTACTTCCTTAATTCCGGAAGTGAGGCTACCGAAGCTTCCCTGAAGCTGGCCAAAAGATTCACGGGCAGATCGGAACTGATCTCAGCCCTCAATTCGTATCACGGATCAACGCAAGGCGCCCTTTCCGTCACCGGCGACGAGAAGATGAAGCGCAACTTCCGCCCTCTTTTGCCGGATGTGCGCCACATCCGCTACGGCAACATCGAGGACTTGCAATACATCACTAAGAGAACCGCGGGCATTATCTTGGAGACTGTCCAAGGCGAGGCCGGCGTGCAACAATCCAGCCAAGAGTACTGGACGGCGGTTCGCAAACGGTGCGACGAGACGGGCACATTGCTGATCCTTGACGAGATTCAGGCCGGATTCGGCCGTACGGGCAAGTTTTGGGCCTTCGAACATTACGGAATACAACCCGACATCCTCCTCTGCGCCAAGGCCATGGGAGGCGGAATGCCCATCAGCGGCGTGATTTCCAGTCATGAGATTATGTCCACCCTGCGCAACAACCCTATTTTGGGACATATCTCCACATTCGGAGGGCACCCTGTAAGTTGCGCGGCGTCCTTGGCTACACTTAAGGCCATTCAGGACGAAAAACTTGTGGAGAGCGTAGACGCCAAAGCCGAGCTCTTCAAGAGTTTGCTCACCCATCCCGACATCGAAGAGATCAGACAGATTGGTTTGATGATGGCCGTCAAGTTCGATTCGTTCAAACGAAACAAGGCCATTATCGACAAGGCCGTCGAGTTGGGGGTTATCTCGGATTGGTTCCTTTTCTGCGACGATTCCTTCCGCATGGCTCCTCCCCTCAATATTACCGAAGAGGAGATTCGCGAAGCCTGCGACATCATTACCCAAGCCATCGAAGCTACCAAGTAA
- a CDS encoding LTA synthase family protein, which translates to MPIRYVGQLIRSYLFWLAVFATNRLVFLFYNFDFYSKYSSDELLTAFKKAVYLDTSMASYFLTVPLLTGIVQCFLKKDYTSKFTFWFTGILLTINSAIVAGELPLFREWNGKLSYKIFLYLQQPAEVMKITPWGIAITVTLILLGQIVLGLWVYKKLVYSPVKPESQRPKPLLSAVAFLLMTTVTVLGIRGGTQEMPIQQSDVYFSNHTNVNLLAVNSTWNIIHSILKNKKYMNKNPYGFYKPEEAKEIVKEVYSVKGDSAVSFLKTDRPNVVLLILESFTSDLIEEQGGIKGITPRFDQMIDEGLFFDHLYASAERSEQGMASIFSGFPAQQRTSISAQPSKAQQLPSILNPLHEQGYSSSFHFGGQLNFGNIKAFLLSIGMQNIVDEEDFTNAEKTSRLGAHDEYLFRRVLADQKNYKQPFISTIFTQSTHSPYDQPVQDAIEWEDDPRENMKGFLNGAWYTDSCVYDYVNKAKAMDWYENTIFVMLADHSHTSPRYWERDVPQSRLIPMLFWGPALKDEFKGKRVNKVACQTDVPATLLGQMNLDSSPFEWSKNLMDPKTEGFAYYCSNNGLGWIDSLDRHMVYRTDMDSVTMTGFGTDKQAEKKSLRKAKAYLQTVFQQYLDY; encoded by the coding sequence ATGCCTATCAGATACGTCGGTCAGTTAATAAGAAGCTACCTTTTTTGGCTGGCCGTTTTCGCCACAAACAGGCTCGTTTTCCTGTTTTACAACTTCGATTTCTATAGCAAGTACAGCTCAGACGAACTGCTGACAGCATTCAAGAAAGCGGTATACCTGGACACTTCCATGGCCAGTTATTTCCTTACGGTTCCGCTACTTACGGGCATAGTCCAGTGTTTTCTCAAAAAAGACTATACCAGCAAGTTCACCTTCTGGTTCACAGGAATCCTGTTGACGATCAACTCCGCAATCGTGGCCGGAGAGCTTCCGCTGTTCAGGGAATGGAATGGCAAACTGAGCTACAAGATCTTCCTGTACCTGCAACAACCCGCCGAAGTGATGAAAATCACGCCTTGGGGCATCGCCATTACCGTGACGTTGATCTTATTGGGACAAATCGTTTTGGGACTTTGGGTGTACAAAAAATTGGTTTATTCGCCTGTAAAACCCGAAAGCCAAAGGCCAAAACCGTTACTTTCCGCAGTCGCTTTCCTGCTGATGACAACGGTAACGGTACTAGGAATACGCGGAGGCACACAAGAAATGCCGATCCAGCAAAGCGACGTTTACTTCTCAAACCATACAAACGTTAACCTGCTGGCCGTAAACTCTACTTGGAACATCATCCACAGCATACTTAAGAACAAAAAGTATATGAACAAGAACCCATACGGGTTCTATAAACCGGAAGAGGCGAAGGAAATCGTAAAAGAGGTGTACAGCGTAAAAGGCGACTCCGCCGTAAGCTTCCTCAAGACCGACCGTCCCAATGTGGTATTGCTGATACTGGAAAGCTTCACTTCAGACTTGATCGAAGAGCAAGGCGGTATCAAGGGAATCACCCCGCGCTTTGACCAAATGATAGACGAAGGGCTTTTCTTTGACCACCTTTACGCCTCCGCCGAGCGTTCGGAACAAGGCATGGCGAGCATCTTCAGCGGATTTCCGGCCCAACAACGCACTTCTATCAGCGCCCAGCCTAGTAAGGCGCAACAGCTTCCGTCGATACTGAACCCCCTGCATGAGCAGGGTTATTCGTCTTCCTTCCACTTCGGGGGGCAACTTAACTTCGGAAATATCAAGGCATTCCTGCTGTCGATCGGCATGCAAAATATCGTGGATGAGGAAGATTTCACGAACGCCGAGAAGACGAGCCGGCTTGGTGCTCACGACGAATACTTGTTCCGTAGGGTTCTCGCTGACCAGAAAAACTACAAACAGCCGTTTATCTCGACCATTTTCACCCAAAGCACCCACTCCCCTTACGACCAGCCAGTGCAGGACGCTATTGAGTGGGAAGACGATCCGAGGGAGAATATGAAAGGTTTCCTTAATGGCGCTTGGTACACTGACAGTTGCGTTTACGATTACGTAAACAAGGCCAAAGCCATGGATTGGTATGAGAATACCATCTTCGTCATGTTGGCGGACCATTCGCACACCAGCCCGCGCTATTGGGAACGCGACGTTCCGCAATCTCGACTTATCCCGATGCTCTTCTGGGGCCCTGCGCTCAAAGACGAGTTCAAAGGAAAACGCGTAAACAAGGTAGCCTGCCAGACCGACGTCCCGGCCACATTGCTCGGACAGATGAACTTGGACAGCTCGCCTTTCGAATGGAGTAAAAACCTGATGGACCCCAAGACAGAAGGCTTCGCGTACTACTGCTCAAACAACGGCTTGGGCTGGATCGACAGCCTCGACCGCCATATGGTTTACCGCACGGACATGGACTCCGTAACTATGACCGGATTCGGAACGGATAAGCAAGCCGAAAAGAAATCGTTGAGAAAGGCCAAAGCTTACCTGCAGACGGTTTTCCAACAATACCTTGACTACTGA
- a CDS encoding YceI family protein: MAKEEKMTKWVVDLHHSHIQFRVRHLGISTVRGHFANFEGWIEAEKDDFDGAKIEFRVEVDSLKTGSASRDHHLLSDEFFHVNEFPEISFVSGEFKKLEKDRYRMKGKLKIKEKEKEIEMDVEYGGTVQDPLGTVRSGFELKGTINRQEYGLQWEGFTEAGDVLVSNDVEFDISLEFTKEEDL, from the coding sequence ATGGCAAAGGAAGAAAAAATGACGAAATGGGTGGTGGATCTTCACCATTCGCATATTCAGTTTAGGGTGAGGCATCTGGGAATTTCCACTGTCCGTGGGCATTTCGCTAACTTCGAAGGTTGGATAGAGGCTGAGAAAGATGATTTTGACGGGGCCAAAATAGAGTTCAGAGTAGAGGTGGACAGTCTGAAGACGGGAAGCGCCTCACGGGATCATCATTTGCTTTCCGATGAGTTTTTTCATGTGAATGAATTTCCTGAGATCAGTTTCGTGTCGGGGGAGTTCAAGAAACTCGAGAAGGACCGCTACAGAATGAAAGGCAAACTCAAGATAAAGGAAAAGGAGAAAGAAATAGAGATGGACGTCGAATATGGCGGAACGGTGCAGGACCCGTTGGGTACGGTGCGTTCGGGCTTCGAGCTGAAGGGTACCATTAACCGGCAGGAATACGGGCTTCAGTGGGAAGGCTTTACTGAGGCGGGAGATGTGCTTGTAAGCAACGACGTTGAGTTTGATATCAGTTTGGAATTTACGAAAGAGGAGGATCTGTAG
- the gyrB gene encoding DNA topoisomerase (ATP-hydrolyzing) subunit B gives MSEDTNPKDNQYSADNIQVLEGLEAVRKRPAMYIGDVGFKGLHHLIWEVVDNSIDEALAGHCDLIKVTLHKDNSVTVEDNGRGIPTDMHPKEKRSALEVVLTVLHAGGKFDKDSYKVSGGLHGVGVSCVNALSTDLYVKVNRQGKVYEQAYKKGAPQYKVREIGTTDTSGTSVRFSPDTDEIFTVSEFKYDTVAARLRELAYLNAGIRLALTDEREVGDDGNALYEEFYSEGGLKEFVQYLDSTRDQIIPEPIYVNGEKGGVPVEVAFTYNASYSENVVSYVNNINTIEGGTHVSGFRRALTRGLKSYAQGSGLLDKAKVEISGDDFREGLTAVISVKVAEPQFEGQTKTKLGNSDVSSAVDGCVTEILRHYLEENPKLAKQIVQKVILAAQARQAARKAREMVQRKNVMSSTSLPGKLADCSNRDPEGCELYLVEGDSAGGSAKQGRDRFFQAILPLRGKILNVEKAQEYKIYDNEEIKNIITALGVRFGKEGDEKALDLEKLRYHKIVIMTDADVDGSHIRTLILTLFFRYMRELIDNGYLYIALPPLYLVKRGKKEKYCWSEEDRVAAIDELAPDGKKEAVSVQRYKGLGEMNPEQLWSTTMDPEYRNLKKVTVESAAEADHLFSMLMGDEVAPRREFIERNAKYAKIDI, from the coding sequence ATGAGTGAAGATACCAATCCGAAAGACAATCAATATTCCGCAGACAATATCCAGGTTCTGGAAGGGCTGGAAGCCGTAAGGAAACGTCCGGCGATGTATATCGGCGACGTTGGCTTCAAGGGTTTGCACCACCTCATTTGGGAAGTGGTGGATAACTCCATTGATGAGGCGTTGGCGGGGCATTGTGATCTTATAAAAGTCACGCTTCACAAGGACAATTCTGTGACTGTGGAAGACAACGGTCGCGGTATTCCGACGGACATGCACCCGAAGGAGAAGCGTTCTGCTCTGGAAGTCGTGTTGACGGTTCTGCACGCCGGCGGTAAGTTTGACAAAGACTCTTACAAAGTGTCCGGTGGCTTGCACGGTGTGGGTGTGTCATGTGTGAACGCTCTTTCCACTGACCTTTACGTGAAAGTAAATCGTCAGGGCAAGGTATACGAGCAGGCCTATAAAAAAGGGGCGCCGCAATATAAGGTCAGGGAAATCGGAACTACCGATACTTCCGGCACCAGTGTCCGCTTTAGCCCCGATACCGATGAGATATTCACCGTTTCGGAGTTCAAATATGATACTGTGGCGGCCCGTTTGCGCGAGTTGGCTTACCTGAACGCTGGTATACGCTTGGCGCTTACCGACGAGAGGGAAGTTGGTGATGACGGTAACGCTCTGTACGAAGAGTTTTATTCGGAGGGTGGTTTGAAAGAGTTTGTTCAGTATTTGGACTCTACTCGCGATCAGATTATCCCCGAGCCTATTTATGTTAACGGTGAGAAAGGTGGCGTGCCTGTGGAAGTGGCCTTCACTTACAATGCGTCATATTCTGAGAATGTGGTTTCTTACGTTAACAATATTAATACGATAGAAGGCGGAACGCACGTTTCCGGTTTCCGTCGTGCCCTGACCAGGGGATTGAAGAGTTATGCGCAAGGTTCCGGTTTGCTTGACAAAGCGAAAGTGGAAATCTCTGGCGATGACTTCCGCGAAGGCCTTACGGCTGTTATTTCCGTGAAAGTGGCTGAGCCTCAGTTTGAAGGGCAAACGAAAACTAAGCTCGGAAACTCAGACGTAAGTAGCGCCGTTGACGGTTGTGTTACCGAGATTTTGCGTCATTATCTGGAAGAAAACCCCAAGCTGGCCAAGCAAATTGTCCAGAAGGTGATTCTTGCCGCCCAAGCTCGCCAAGCGGCGAGAAAGGCTCGTGAGATGGTTCAGCGCAAAAACGTGATGAGCAGCACAAGCTTGCCGGGTAAACTGGCCGATTGCTCTAACCGTGATCCTGAAGGCTGTGAATTGTACTTGGTGGAGGGTGACTCTGCGGGCGGTTCCGCTAAGCAGGGGCGTGACCGTTTCTTTCAGGCTATTCTTCCGTTGAGAGGTAAAATCCTTAACGTTGAGAAAGCCCAGGAATACAAGATCTACGATAACGAGGAAATCAAGAATATCATCACCGCCCTTGGCGTACGTTTCGGTAAGGAAGGGGATGAGAAAGCTTTGGATCTGGAAAAACTCCGTTACCACAAAATCGTCATTATGACCGATGCCGACGTGGACGGTAGCCATATCCGTACGCTTATTCTTACTCTTTTCTTCCGTTACATGAGGGAGCTTATCGATAACGGATACCTTTATATCGCTCTTCCTCCGTTGTATTTGGTGAAGAGGGGTAAGAAGGAGAAATACTGCTGGTCTGAGGAGGATCGTGTTGCTGCCATTGACGAATTGGCTCCTGACGGTAAGAAAGAAGCGGTTTCCGTTCAGCGTTACAAGGGTCTCGGTGAGATGAACCCTGAGCAACTTTGGTCCACTACTATGGATCCTGAGTACAGAAACCTGAAGAAAGTGACCGTGGAATCGGCCGCTGAGGCGGATCACTTGTTCTCAATGCTGATGGGTGACGAAGTTGCCCCGCGCCGTGAGTTTATCGAGCGCAATGCCAAATACGCCAAAATCGACATCTGA